The following coding sequences lie in one Pseudorca crassidens isolate mPseCra1 chromosome 2, mPseCra1.hap1, whole genome shotgun sequence genomic window:
- the G0S2 gene encoding G0/G1 switch protein 2: protein METVQELIPLAKELMAQKPRRSLVRLYVLGGVLALFGAVLGLMETLCSPFTAAEREREREAAVAELQAARERKALRARALLEKSKQLEAVQGCRAPTNRLYAS from the coding sequence ATGGAAACTGTCCAGGAGCTGATTCCTCTGGCCAAGGAGCTGATGGCGCAGAAGCCCAGACGGAGTCTAGTGAGGCTGTATGTGCTGGGCGGCGTGCTGGCTCTCTTCGGCGCCGTGCTCGGCCTGATGGAGACCTTGTGCAGCCCCTTCACGGCCGCCGAGCGGGAGCGGGAGCGGGAGGCAGCGGTGGCCGAGCTGCAGGCCGCCCGGGAGCGAAAGGCCCTCCGGGCGCGGGCCCTGCTGGAGAAAAGCAAGCAGCTGGAGGCTGTCCAGGGCTGCCGGGCCCCGACCAACCGGCTGTACGCCTCGTAG